The genomic DNA GTCGAGATCGACGAGAAGGGCGATGGAGTTTGGAAGAAGGTCCGCGAGATCGGGCTCGAGGGTGGCTATTGCTGGACCGATCTCTCCGATCTGAAGGGGGCTTGGGTGCGCCTCGTTTCCAGCGCCCCTATCGATGAGGCCATGGCTGTCTTCCAATTCAGCAATGAAGACCGGCGCGGTGAATCAGCGGACCCGATCTTCGAGGGTCTTGCTCGTTCGGGAGATTCCGACCTGCGTGGGGGCTTGGTCCGGGCCCGCTCCGACAACAAGCGCACGCTTGCTCTGCTTGCAACCAAAGATGGCGATGAAACCGGTGCTTATGAACTGGGTGCGGACCTCAAGCTCCGCCGGAGCGAGGAGGCGGATCTCGCTGCCCATACGCGGAAGCACACGGCGATCCCGCAGGGGGGCCTCGTTCAGGATGCCGCCTCGATCCTCTACACGGATGACAAGGGCAGGCGTTGGAGGTTTCCCGCTCATGGACCCGCGGAAGCCTCCCGCTTGGGTGACGCCCGGATCTGCCGGGAAGTGGCCACCGAGCGCGATCTATTCCACGCCGGAGGCACTTTTTACGAACTTCCCGCGGAGAATGCGGGGGGCTTCGCCAAAGCCCGCGCCATCGCCACCGGGGATTTCCTGGTTCACGACTTCTGCTCTTACCGCGGACTCTTTATCATGACCGGGATTGCGGAGGGTCAGGGGAAGGGGAATCCTCACATCATCCGCTCGGAGGATGGTCTGGCCTCGCTATGGGCTGGAGCGATCGATGATATCTGGAAGATCGGTAAACCGCGGGGTCGGGGCGGTCCGTGGAAAGATTCCGCGGTCAAAGCCGGCCAAGCCTCCGATCCCTACCTCATGACCGGCTTCGATCGCAAGTCACTCGTCCTCACTTCTGCCCGGTTGGTGAACATCACTGCAGAGGTGGATCTCAATGGTGACGGGCATTGGGTGCCCTACCGGACTTTCGAAGTGAATGGCACGGAGACGCATGATTTCCCCGCAGCTTTCCAAGCTTACTGGATCCGCTTCCGATCGGACAAGGACGCCGAGCTCAGCGCGCAGTTGAACTATCGTTAGACTAACTACGTGTTTCCACGCGGGGTGAGAATGGCAACTGCGTAAAGCTCCCCGTTAATTATATCACAACCAATTTCGGACTCGCGACATTCTCTAGATGTCATGAGCGAATTCCGCGCCTGCCATGGAGGGGGTGCGGGATGACAAATCCGGCGGCTCCCGCCCGGGGGCCGGGTCCCCGGACCTGAAAAGGTCCGGGGACTTCCGTTTTCAGGGCCACCGTGCGGTCAGCGGGGCAAATGCTTACCAACCGTCGAAGAAGTTGGACTGAAGGGTGTTCGAGGAGTTTTGCACCGCGGTGTCCAGTGCTCGGAAGAGACCGGCATCGCTATCGTCTTCCACCCGCACTCCGGAGCCGGGATCGATGGTCGCCAGCGGAGCGCGCCAGAGGCGCTTCTGCGTGGCGGTATCAAACATGGAGCCTTGGACCGGTTTCTTGGCGTTCGGCTTGGCCAGCGTCGGGTTGAAACCCTTTATCTCGGGGTGCACGTTCAGCAGGGTCACCTTGTAGCCTTTCGAGTTGAGGCACTTCGCGAATTGGCTTCCCATCGCCTGCGGAGCCTTCATCGCGATCACTGATACCTTTTTGCCGCGCTTGGTTTTGAAGTCGGCATCCACCGGCACGGGGCCTAGGTAACTGGTAAGCATGCCCGCCATGAAAATGGCGGGGAGGGTATTGGATCATCGGGATTCCCGATGATGCTGTTCAGCCCTCGTGGAGGTGCTTTATCGCCTCCCGGATCGCGGGGATCAGCAAGGGGAGGCACTCGCCGATCGCCTTCGGATTGCCCGGCAGATTCACGATCATGCTGCGGCCGCGCGTGCCCGCGGTAGAGCGGGACAGGATGGCGGTCGGGACCTTGGCAAAGCTTTGTACCCGCATGATTTCTCCGAATCCGGGAAGCTCGCGTTCCAGAACCGCCTTGGTCGCCTCCGGCGTCACGTCACGTGGCGATGGACCGGTGCCTCCCGTGGTCAGGATCAGGTCGCAGCGCTCCTCGTCCGCGAGTTGCTTCAGCAGTGCCTCGATCTCCCCACGGTTGTCGGGCATGACGATCCGCAGCCACTCGATCGGCCCTGCTTCCGCCTCCCCGAAGACACGCTCGATTTCCGGTCCGCTGCGGTCTTCATAGACTCCGGCGCTTGCCCGGTCGCTCAGGGTCAGGCGGGCAACCTTCATTCCTTGATCTTGTCAGTCACCCGGATCCCGCCGATCACCATCTGTTTGTCGATGGCCTTGCACATGTCGTAGATGGTCAGGCCTGCGACGGAGACCGCCGTGAGCGCTTCCATCTCGACTCCGGTCTTTGCGGAGGTGCTCGCCGTCGCGCGGATCGCCACGCCCTTGTCGGTCACTTCGAAATCCACGTCCACCGCGTCGAGGGGCAGGCTGTGGCAGAGGGGGATCAATTCGTCGGTGCGCTTCGCCGCCTGAATGGCAGCGATGCGGGCTACGGTCAGCACGTCGCCCTTCGGTAGTGCCTTTTCCCGCAGCGCTGCGACGGTTGCGGGAGCGCATTCCACGAAACCGACCGCGATCGCGCGGCGGCGCTGCACCGGCTTCGCGCCGGTATCGACCATGCGTGCCGTTCCTTCGGCATCCAGATGCGAGAATTCCGCCATGTCAGGGAGAGATGTTAGAGTGCCGTAAGCAGCAGCGTCTTCGCCACACCCTCCACGGGCGAGGCTTGGTTGACAAGTACCAGCGCGTTCGTCCGCAGCAGGGAGAAGGTGTCGCCGGAGGTCGACCAGCGTTGCGGCCGGACCACGAGCCTCCCGGCTTCCATCTCCACCCGGGCCGGCCAGAAGGTCTCGCGGGCGTCGGGCTTCACGGGTTCGCCTCCTGCCAGTGGTAGATCGACAAGTTCCCAAGGCCGCTCTTCCCCCGCCATCAGTTCGAGGGCGAGACGGATCGCCACGTGGAAGCACACGAAGTGGGAGACGGGATTCCCCGGTATCACGAAGGCGGCCTGGCCGTTCCGGGTCGCGAAGGTGAGCGGCTTGCCCGGGCGCAGGTTCACTTTGCCGAAGTGGATCTCGAATCCGAGGTCGCGCAGGACCCGGGCACCGAAGTCGTAGTCGCCCACGCTGGCACCGCCGGAGATCAACAGCAGGTCGCAGGGCTCCGCACAGATCGTCGCCATCGCCGCGGGATCATCTCCGCAGCGGAAGCTCTGCAGCGAAGCTCCGCCATTTGCCGCTACCAACGCAGCCAGCAGGGTGGAGTTGGTATCGCGAATCATGCCTGCGGACGGCTTCTCCTCGGGGCCCACCAGTTCCTCTCCGGTCGCGACGTGCCGGATCACCGGCAGGCGGGTCACCATCGGCATGACCTCACCCACCTGGGCCAGCATGGCGAGCTCGGTCGCGCCGAGCCGAGTTCCTTCTACGACGACTGCCGTACCCGGAGTTGCTTCCTGACCCTTCAGGCGAATGAATGGGTTCTTCGGGAGTTCGGCGATACGCACGATCTCTCCGTCCCTCACGGTCATTTCCTGGGGCACGACTCGTCCGCCGCTTTCCGGGACAAGCGCACCGGTGAAGATCCGCATGGCCTCGCCTGCGGCCAGATCCTCGGTCGGCACCGCACCCGCTTGGATCTCTCCGGTGATCTTGAACTCCCCCGGCTCTGCATCCGCCCGCAGCACGTAGCCATCCATGGTCGCTCGATCGCCGGATGGATACCATGCGTCCGCGCGCACGTCCTCCGCCAGCAGCCGGCCCCGTGCTTCTGCCAGAGGGACGGCCACCGTCCCGAGCTTCGGTACCGCCTGCGCGATGATGCGCCGGGCTTCCTCCAAGGAAATCATGCATCCGTCTACAAGCGGTCCGGGCAGGGATCAACCTCCCAGCCGGGCCGGGAAAAAAGCGTTCGCGCATCCTCCTGCGCCCGGCTATTTCCCGCGTGGATGTCCATCGTCGTGCTCGCCTTTGCCCAGTCGCAGGATTTGTTCGGCTTTAGCCGGCAGGAGCTTGCCTGTGAGCCGGGGGATACCGCCCGCAGCCTTCTCCTCCGCCTGCGGCCGGATGCGGATCTCACCCATCTCCGGGTGGCGCTGGACTGCGAGTTCTCCACTTGGGACACACCTCTCGGCTCGGCTCGCGAGCTCGCGATTATCCCACCCGTTTCCGGAGGCTGATCGATCCGCCCATGCTTTCTGAAATCCACTTTACCGCCGATCCCATCGTCGTTCCGCCTGAGGTCCTGCCCTCGCTTGAGATCGGTGCTTCCGTAGAGTTTCGCGGCATCGTCCGGGAAATGGAGAACGGCGAGGCCTTGGGCGGTCTGCAGTACGAGGCCTACGAGCCGATGGCGCGCATGGTTCTCCAGCGCCACTTCGATGAGCTGGCCGCGATCCATCCCTGTGCCTCGGTTCTCTTCATTCACCGCACCGGCTGGGTTCCGGTGGGGGAGGCTTCGCTGTTTATTCGCGTGCTTTCCTCCCATCGGCGGGAGGCGCTGGCCTTCCTTTCTGACGCGATCGACCGTCTGAAGCTGGATGTCCCTATCTGGAAGAGGGTCTAGTTTCAGGCATCCATGAAGTGCGTCTCGGGAATTGGCTCCCGCTCCTGAAGTATACTCGGATCGGTTCGCATTTCGGCAGGCGGTGTGGCACCTGCAATGCTCGGAAGGGGCGCACCCCCGATACACTGCCATTTGAAGCCGCCCTCGTTCTGGAAATACACAGGCCTCCTGCTCTTCGTCGCCCTCATGACCTTTCTCGCCTTCGCGGTGGTCTTCGTGTCCAACTAGGTTGGTGCTGGCAAAGGCCGAAAAAAGCCCCGCTGCGACAAGGTCGCAGGCGGGGCTGTGAGAAACGGTTGGAATCCGGAGGGCTCCTATTGCTCTTCCTTTTTCTTTTCCATTTCGGCCTCCGCCGCCACGACCTTGCGGTCCTCGGGGATGATCTTGAACTCCATCTCGCCCGTCCGTGCATTGGTGCCGGGGAGTACGATCACCAATTCGCGCACATCGGGATTATGCTCCCACACGGCGGAGTAGAGGATCTGGGTAGGTGCTGCCTTGTAAGCGGCCTGGATCCCCATGTTGCGCATGTCACCACCCGGATCGACATCCACCGGGGTCCAACCTGCGGGCAGTTCGGTCACCTTTTTGTCGACCTTGGTCATCACCGGTTTGCCGGTCGCGTTGAGAAACCGGATCGAACCCCACCTGAATCGTCCCGCGTTGTCTTCGATCACATAGGGACGAACTCCGGTCGGGTTGGAAGTGTCAGGCAGGATCAGCACCAGGGGATTGGTCACCCCGGCTGGCAGCTTCGCGTCCACGCTCACCTGCTT from Luteolibacter rhizosphaerae includes the following:
- the mog gene encoding molybdopterin adenylyltransferase, which codes for MKVARLTLSDRASAGVYEDRSGPEIERVFGEAEAGPIEWLRIVMPDNRGEIEALLKQLADEERCDLILTTGGTGPSPRDVTPEATKAVLERELPGFGEIMRVQSFAKVPTAILSRSTAGTRGRSMIVNLPGNPKAIGECLPLLIPAIREAIKHLHEG
- the moaC gene encoding cyclic pyranopterin monophosphate synthase MoaC produces the protein MAEFSHLDAEGTARMVDTGAKPVQRRRAIAVGFVECAPATVAALREKALPKGDVLTVARIAAIQAAKRTDELIPLCHSLPLDAVDVDFEVTDKGVAIRATASTSAKTGVEMEALTAVSVAGLTIYDMCKAIDKQMVIGGIRVTDKIKE
- a CDS encoding molybdopterin molybdotransferase MoeA, which translates into the protein MISLEEARRIIAQAVPKLGTVAVPLAEARGRLLAEDVRADAWYPSGDRATMDGYVLRADAEPGEFKITGEIQAGAVPTEDLAAGEAMRIFTGALVPESGGRVVPQEMTVRDGEIVRIAELPKNPFIRLKGQEATPGTAVVVEGTRLGATELAMLAQVGEVMPMVTRLPVIRHVATGEELVGPEEKPSAGMIRDTNSTLLAALVAANGGASLQSFRCGDDPAAMATICAEPCDLLLISGGASVGDYDFGARVLRDLGFEIHFGKVNLRPGKPLTFATRNGQAAFVIPGNPVSHFVCFHVAIRLALELMAGEERPWELVDLPLAGGEPVKPDARETFWPARVEMEAGRLVVRPQRWSTSGDTFSLLRTNALVLVNQASPVEGVAKTLLLTAL
- a CDS encoding MoaD/ThiS family protein, translated to MSIVVLAFAQSQDLFGFSRQELACEPGDTARSLLLRLRPDADLTHLRVALDCEFSTWDTPLGSARELAIIPPVSGG
- a CDS encoding molybdopterin synthase catalytic subunit; amino-acid sequence: MLSEIHFTADPIVVPPEVLPSLEIGASVEFRGIVREMENGEALGGLQYEAYEPMARMVLQRHFDELAAIHPCASVLFIHRTGWVPVGEASLFIRVLSSHRREALAFLSDAIDRLKLDVPIWKRV